A part of Diachasmimorpha longicaudata isolate KC_UGA_2023 chromosome 11, iyDiaLong2, whole genome shotgun sequence genomic DNA contains:
- the LOC135167602 gene encoding alpha-1,6-mannosyl-glycoprotein 2-beta-N-acetylglucosaminyltransferase isoform X5: MHCKERDRNYESPTRDVSMRGKTSASDVEHGLVKPYSVSSVYTRKKAGYTRVLEFKSGGSVVGGGRTGRSTIIRTLAFVFLVTFLWLQLHVISLTGRDLPAQSSANETLFSLVPQELHRFLKERRNSSLHQGPNGTLGSLAEVDIIEIQRGIERINAEQKIYNDDAFGPLAADAPVIVIQVHSRLTYLRHLIVSLAQARGIEQALLIFSHDVWHPDINYLIQSVDFCRVMQIFYPHSIQTHPKSFPGEDPNDCPRNTNKQQALALKCINAQHPDLYGHYREAKFTQTKHHWWWKANRVFDQLTVTRNHTGMVLFLEEDHYVAEDFLHVLRLMEHTCKHACERCNVLSLGTYLKTYNYNADYSRKAEVTPWISSKHNMGMAFNRITWNKLHKCALKFCSYDDYNWDWSLQHIAQTCLPPSRGAGPAPRVDSGLVTMMMRAPRVFHIGECGVHHKTNNCESTAVIAKVQNILKSARVHLFPSQLTLTIASITKKTKLRKGNGGWGDTRDHELCWNITVNPDLILP; this comes from the exons AATCACCGACCAGGGATGTCAGTATGAGAG GAAAAACGAGCGCGTCCGATGTCGAACATGGACTCGTAAAACCATACTCAGTCTCCTCCGTGTACACGAGAAAAAAAGCCGGATATACGCGAG TATTGGAATTTAAATCAGGTGGCTCGGTGGTTGGAGGTGGGAGGACGGGGCGGAGTACTATTATCAGGACACTGGCATTTGTCTTCCTGGTGACTTTTCTATGGCTACAGCTTCATGTTATCAGTCTCACCGGTAGGGATTTGCCAGCACAGTCATCGGCTAATGAAACATTGTTTTCCCTTGTGCCTCAAGAATTACACAG ATTCTTAAAAGAGAGACGTAATAGTTCACTTCATCAGGGACCTAATGGAACTCTCGGTAGTCTCGCTGAAGTAGACATAATTGAAATACAACGTGGTATCGAGAGAATAAATGCAGAGCAAAAAATTTATAACGATGATGCATTTGGTCCACTGGCGGCTGATGCGCCGGTGATTGTCATTCAGGTTCATTCGAGATTGACGTACCTGAGACACCTCATTGTATCATTAGCTCAAGCTCGGGGCATTGAACAAGCGCTCTTGATATTCAGTCACGATGTTTGGCATCCCGACATTAACTACCTCATCCAGAGCGTGGATTTTTGCCGGGTCATGCAGATATTTTATCCGCATAGTATACAAACACATCCCAAGAGCTTTCCGGGCGAAGATCCCAATGACTGCCCTCGGAACACCAATAAACAGCA AGCCTTGGCCTTAAAATGTATAAACGCTCAGCATCCAGACCTTTACGGTCATTACCGCGAGGCGAAGTTCACCCAGACTAAGCACCACTGGTGGTGGAAGGCAAATCGTGTCTTTGATCAGCTCACGGTGACCCGAAATCATACGGGTATGGTTCTATTTCTGGAGGAGGATCACTATGTGGCGGAGGATTTTCTTCATGTACTCAGGCTTATGGAGCATACTTGCAAACATGCCTGCGAACGATGTAATGTGCTCTCCCTGGGCACTTATCTCAAGACTTATAATTACAACGCAGACTACAGTCGAAAG GCCGAGGTAACACCGTGGATATCCAGCAAACATAATATGGGAATGGCTTTCAATCGCATTACGTGGAACAAGTTACACAAATGCGCCTTGAAATTTTGCTCATATGATGATTATAATTGGGATTGGAGTCTTCAGCATATTGCACAGACGTGTCTTCCACCAAGCAGGGGAGCTGGGCCTGCACCGAGAGTTGATTCGGGCCTTGTTACCATGATGATGCGTGCACCCAGGGTGTTTCATATTGGTGAATG tGGTGTTCACCACAAAACAAACAACTGTGAATCAACAGCTGTGATTGCTAAAGTCCAAAACATACTAAAGTCAGCAAGGGTGCACCTATTTCCATCTCAGTTGACCCTGACAATAGCGAGTATCACCAAAAAGACGAAATTACGCAAAGGTAATGGTGGCTGGGGTGACACCAGAGACCACGAGCTCTGCTGGAACATCACGGTCAATCCTGATCTGATATTGCCTTGA
- the LOC135167602 gene encoding alpha-1,6-mannosyl-glycoprotein 2-beta-N-acetylglucosaminyltransferase isoform X1, translated as MHCKERDRNYESPTRDVSMRGKTSASDVEHGLVKPYSVSSVYTRKKAGYTRVLEFKSGGSVVGGGRTGRSTIIRTLAFVFLVTFLWLQLHVISLTGRDLPAQSSANETLFSLVPQELHRFLKERRNSSLHQGPNGTLGSLAEVDIIEIQRGIERINAEQKIYNDDAFGPLAADAPVIVIQVHSRLTYLRHLIVSLAQARGIEQALLIFSHDVWHPDINYLIQSVDFCRVMQIFYPHSIQTHPKSFPGEDPNDCPRNTNKQQALALKCINAQHPDLYGHYREAKFTQTKHHWWWKANRVFDQLTVTRNHTGMVLFLEEDHYVAEDFLHVLRLMEHTCKHACERCNVLSLGTYLKTYNYNADYSRKYLGVNAVLQTELLRGLDRNEQRQRTYHQLQPFKQGNHHLGKPSIETRRTGSTPFFHSTKSIQPSPAWAYQLLPSLYNHYQKAEVTPWISSKHNMGMAFNRITWNKLHKCALKFCSYDDYNWDWSLQHIAQTCLPPSRGAGPAPRVDSGLVTMMMRAPRVFHIGECGVHHKTNNCESTAVIAKVQNILKSARVHLFPSQLTLTIASITKKTKLRKGNGGWGDTRDHELCWNITVNPDLILP; from the exons AATCACCGACCAGGGATGTCAGTATGAGAG GAAAAACGAGCGCGTCCGATGTCGAACATGGACTCGTAAAACCATACTCAGTCTCCTCCGTGTACACGAGAAAAAAAGCCGGATATACGCGAG TATTGGAATTTAAATCAGGTGGCTCGGTGGTTGGAGGTGGGAGGACGGGGCGGAGTACTATTATCAGGACACTGGCATTTGTCTTCCTGGTGACTTTTCTATGGCTACAGCTTCATGTTATCAGTCTCACCGGTAGGGATTTGCCAGCACAGTCATCGGCTAATGAAACATTGTTTTCCCTTGTGCCTCAAGAATTACACAG ATTCTTAAAAGAGAGACGTAATAGTTCACTTCATCAGGGACCTAATGGAACTCTCGGTAGTCTCGCTGAAGTAGACATAATTGAAATACAACGTGGTATCGAGAGAATAAATGCAGAGCAAAAAATTTATAACGATGATGCATTTGGTCCACTGGCGGCTGATGCGCCGGTGATTGTCATTCAGGTTCATTCGAGATTGACGTACCTGAGACACCTCATTGTATCATTAGCTCAAGCTCGGGGCATTGAACAAGCGCTCTTGATATTCAGTCACGATGTTTGGCATCCCGACATTAACTACCTCATCCAGAGCGTGGATTTTTGCCGGGTCATGCAGATATTTTATCCGCATAGTATACAAACACATCCCAAGAGCTTTCCGGGCGAAGATCCCAATGACTGCCCTCGGAACACCAATAAACAGCA AGCCTTGGCCTTAAAATGTATAAACGCTCAGCATCCAGACCTTTACGGTCATTACCGCGAGGCGAAGTTCACCCAGACTAAGCACCACTGGTGGTGGAAGGCAAATCGTGTCTTTGATCAGCTCACGGTGACCCGAAATCATACGGGTATGGTTCTATTTCTGGAGGAGGATCACTATGTGGCGGAGGATTTTCTTCATGTACTCAGGCTTATGGAGCATACTTGCAAACATGCCTGCGAACGATGTAATGTGCTCTCCCTGGGCACTTATCTCAAGACTTATAATTACAACGCAGACTACAGTCGAAAG TATCTCGGTGTGAATGCTGTCCTCCAAACGGAACTGCTTCGTGGCCTAGACAGAAATGAACAGCGTCAACGCACATATCACCAGCTTCAGCCGTTTAAACAAGGCAATCATCACCTGGGAAAGCCATCGATTGAGACTCGTCGCACTGGCTCAACGCCATTTTTTCATAGTACCAAGTCAATTCAACCATCACCCGCATGGGCTTATCAACTATTACCAAGTCTCTACAATCATTACCAGAAG GCCGAGGTAACACCGTGGATATCCAGCAAACATAATATGGGAATGGCTTTCAATCGCATTACGTGGAACAAGTTACACAAATGCGCCTTGAAATTTTGCTCATATGATGATTATAATTGGGATTGGAGTCTTCAGCATATTGCACAGACGTGTCTTCCACCAAGCAGGGGAGCTGGGCCTGCACCGAGAGTTGATTCGGGCCTTGTTACCATGATGATGCGTGCACCCAGGGTGTTTCATATTGGTGAATG tGGTGTTCACCACAAAACAAACAACTGTGAATCAACAGCTGTGATTGCTAAAGTCCAAAACATACTAAAGTCAGCAAGGGTGCACCTATTTCCATCTCAGTTGACCCTGACAATAGCGAGTATCACCAAAAAGACGAAATTACGCAAAGGTAATGGTGGCTGGGGTGACACCAGAGACCACGAGCTCTGCTGGAACATCACGGTCAATCCTGATCTGATATTGCCTTGA
- the LOC135167602 gene encoding alpha-1,6-mannosyl-glycoprotein 2-beta-N-acetylglucosaminyltransferase isoform X2 — MHCKERDRNYESPTRDVSMRGKTSASDVEHGLVKPYSVSSVYTRKKAGYTRGGSVVGGGRTGRSTIIRTLAFVFLVTFLWLQLHVISLTGRDLPAQSSANETLFSLVPQELHRFLKERRNSSLHQGPNGTLGSLAEVDIIEIQRGIERINAEQKIYNDDAFGPLAADAPVIVIQVHSRLTYLRHLIVSLAQARGIEQALLIFSHDVWHPDINYLIQSVDFCRVMQIFYPHSIQTHPKSFPGEDPNDCPRNTNKQQALALKCINAQHPDLYGHYREAKFTQTKHHWWWKANRVFDQLTVTRNHTGMVLFLEEDHYVAEDFLHVLRLMEHTCKHACERCNVLSLGTYLKTYNYNADYSRKYLGVNAVLQTELLRGLDRNEQRQRTYHQLQPFKQGNHHLGKPSIETRRTGSTPFFHSTKSIQPSPAWAYQLLPSLYNHYQKAEVTPWISSKHNMGMAFNRITWNKLHKCALKFCSYDDYNWDWSLQHIAQTCLPPSRGAGPAPRVDSGLVTMMMRAPRVFHIGECGVHHKTNNCESTAVIAKVQNILKSARVHLFPSQLTLTIASITKKTKLRKGNGGWGDTRDHELCWNITVNPDLILP, encoded by the exons AATCACCGACCAGGGATGTCAGTATGAGAG GAAAAACGAGCGCGTCCGATGTCGAACATGGACTCGTAAAACCATACTCAGTCTCCTCCGTGTACACGAGAAAAAAAGCCGGATATACGCGAG GTGGCTCGGTGGTTGGAGGTGGGAGGACGGGGCGGAGTACTATTATCAGGACACTGGCATTTGTCTTCCTGGTGACTTTTCTATGGCTACAGCTTCATGTTATCAGTCTCACCGGTAGGGATTTGCCAGCACAGTCATCGGCTAATGAAACATTGTTTTCCCTTGTGCCTCAAGAATTACACAG ATTCTTAAAAGAGAGACGTAATAGTTCACTTCATCAGGGACCTAATGGAACTCTCGGTAGTCTCGCTGAAGTAGACATAATTGAAATACAACGTGGTATCGAGAGAATAAATGCAGAGCAAAAAATTTATAACGATGATGCATTTGGTCCACTGGCGGCTGATGCGCCGGTGATTGTCATTCAGGTTCATTCGAGATTGACGTACCTGAGACACCTCATTGTATCATTAGCTCAAGCTCGGGGCATTGAACAAGCGCTCTTGATATTCAGTCACGATGTTTGGCATCCCGACATTAACTACCTCATCCAGAGCGTGGATTTTTGCCGGGTCATGCAGATATTTTATCCGCATAGTATACAAACACATCCCAAGAGCTTTCCGGGCGAAGATCCCAATGACTGCCCTCGGAACACCAATAAACAGCA AGCCTTGGCCTTAAAATGTATAAACGCTCAGCATCCAGACCTTTACGGTCATTACCGCGAGGCGAAGTTCACCCAGACTAAGCACCACTGGTGGTGGAAGGCAAATCGTGTCTTTGATCAGCTCACGGTGACCCGAAATCATACGGGTATGGTTCTATTTCTGGAGGAGGATCACTATGTGGCGGAGGATTTTCTTCATGTACTCAGGCTTATGGAGCATACTTGCAAACATGCCTGCGAACGATGTAATGTGCTCTCCCTGGGCACTTATCTCAAGACTTATAATTACAACGCAGACTACAGTCGAAAG TATCTCGGTGTGAATGCTGTCCTCCAAACGGAACTGCTTCGTGGCCTAGACAGAAATGAACAGCGTCAACGCACATATCACCAGCTTCAGCCGTTTAAACAAGGCAATCATCACCTGGGAAAGCCATCGATTGAGACTCGTCGCACTGGCTCAACGCCATTTTTTCATAGTACCAAGTCAATTCAACCATCACCCGCATGGGCTTATCAACTATTACCAAGTCTCTACAATCATTACCAGAAG GCCGAGGTAACACCGTGGATATCCAGCAAACATAATATGGGAATGGCTTTCAATCGCATTACGTGGAACAAGTTACACAAATGCGCCTTGAAATTTTGCTCATATGATGATTATAATTGGGATTGGAGTCTTCAGCATATTGCACAGACGTGTCTTCCACCAAGCAGGGGAGCTGGGCCTGCACCGAGAGTTGATTCGGGCCTTGTTACCATGATGATGCGTGCACCCAGGGTGTTTCATATTGGTGAATG tGGTGTTCACCACAAAACAAACAACTGTGAATCAACAGCTGTGATTGCTAAAGTCCAAAACATACTAAAGTCAGCAAGGGTGCACCTATTTCCATCTCAGTTGACCCTGACAATAGCGAGTATCACCAAAAAGACGAAATTACGCAAAGGTAATGGTGGCTGGGGTGACACCAGAGACCACGAGCTCTGCTGGAACATCACGGTCAATCCTGATCTGATATTGCCTTGA
- the LOC135167602 gene encoding alpha-1,6-mannosyl-glycoprotein 2-beta-N-acetylglucosaminyltransferase isoform X4 has translation MRGKTSASDVEHGLVKPYSVSSVYTRKKAGYTRGGSVVGGGRTGRSTIIRTLAFVFLVTFLWLQLHVISLTGRDLPAQSSANETLFSLVPQELHRFLKERRNSSLHQGPNGTLGSLAEVDIIEIQRGIERINAEQKIYNDDAFGPLAADAPVIVIQVHSRLTYLRHLIVSLAQARGIEQALLIFSHDVWHPDINYLIQSVDFCRVMQIFYPHSIQTHPKSFPGEDPNDCPRNTNKQQALALKCINAQHPDLYGHYREAKFTQTKHHWWWKANRVFDQLTVTRNHTGMVLFLEEDHYVAEDFLHVLRLMEHTCKHACERCNVLSLGTYLKTYNYNADYSRKYLGVNAVLQTELLRGLDRNEQRQRTYHQLQPFKQGNHHLGKPSIETRRTGSTPFFHSTKSIQPSPAWAYQLLPSLYNHYQKAEVTPWISSKHNMGMAFNRITWNKLHKCALKFCSYDDYNWDWSLQHIAQTCLPPSRGAGPAPRVDSGLVTMMMRAPRVFHIGECGVHHKTNNCESTAVIAKVQNILKSARVHLFPSQLTLTIASITKKTKLRKGNGGWGDTRDHELCWNITVNPDLILP, from the exons ATGAGAG GAAAAACGAGCGCGTCCGATGTCGAACATGGACTCGTAAAACCATACTCAGTCTCCTCCGTGTACACGAGAAAAAAAGCCGGATATACGCGAG GTGGCTCGGTGGTTGGAGGTGGGAGGACGGGGCGGAGTACTATTATCAGGACACTGGCATTTGTCTTCCTGGTGACTTTTCTATGGCTACAGCTTCATGTTATCAGTCTCACCGGTAGGGATTTGCCAGCACAGTCATCGGCTAATGAAACATTGTTTTCCCTTGTGCCTCAAGAATTACACAG ATTCTTAAAAGAGAGACGTAATAGTTCACTTCATCAGGGACCTAATGGAACTCTCGGTAGTCTCGCTGAAGTAGACATAATTGAAATACAACGTGGTATCGAGAGAATAAATGCAGAGCAAAAAATTTATAACGATGATGCATTTGGTCCACTGGCGGCTGATGCGCCGGTGATTGTCATTCAGGTTCATTCGAGATTGACGTACCTGAGACACCTCATTGTATCATTAGCTCAAGCTCGGGGCATTGAACAAGCGCTCTTGATATTCAGTCACGATGTTTGGCATCCCGACATTAACTACCTCATCCAGAGCGTGGATTTTTGCCGGGTCATGCAGATATTTTATCCGCATAGTATACAAACACATCCCAAGAGCTTTCCGGGCGAAGATCCCAATGACTGCCCTCGGAACACCAATAAACAGCA AGCCTTGGCCTTAAAATGTATAAACGCTCAGCATCCAGACCTTTACGGTCATTACCGCGAGGCGAAGTTCACCCAGACTAAGCACCACTGGTGGTGGAAGGCAAATCGTGTCTTTGATCAGCTCACGGTGACCCGAAATCATACGGGTATGGTTCTATTTCTGGAGGAGGATCACTATGTGGCGGAGGATTTTCTTCATGTACTCAGGCTTATGGAGCATACTTGCAAACATGCCTGCGAACGATGTAATGTGCTCTCCCTGGGCACTTATCTCAAGACTTATAATTACAACGCAGACTACAGTCGAAAG TATCTCGGTGTGAATGCTGTCCTCCAAACGGAACTGCTTCGTGGCCTAGACAGAAATGAACAGCGTCAACGCACATATCACCAGCTTCAGCCGTTTAAACAAGGCAATCATCACCTGGGAAAGCCATCGATTGAGACTCGTCGCACTGGCTCAACGCCATTTTTTCATAGTACCAAGTCAATTCAACCATCACCCGCATGGGCTTATCAACTATTACCAAGTCTCTACAATCATTACCAGAAG GCCGAGGTAACACCGTGGATATCCAGCAAACATAATATGGGAATGGCTTTCAATCGCATTACGTGGAACAAGTTACACAAATGCGCCTTGAAATTTTGCTCATATGATGATTATAATTGGGATTGGAGTCTTCAGCATATTGCACAGACGTGTCTTCCACCAAGCAGGGGAGCTGGGCCTGCACCGAGAGTTGATTCGGGCCTTGTTACCATGATGATGCGTGCACCCAGGGTGTTTCATATTGGTGAATG tGGTGTTCACCACAAAACAAACAACTGTGAATCAACAGCTGTGATTGCTAAAGTCCAAAACATACTAAAGTCAGCAAGGGTGCACCTATTTCCATCTCAGTTGACCCTGACAATAGCGAGTATCACCAAAAAGACGAAATTACGCAAAGGTAATGGTGGCTGGGGTGACACCAGAGACCACGAGCTCTGCTGGAACATCACGGTCAATCCTGATCTGATATTGCCTTGA
- the LOC135167602 gene encoding alpha-1,6-mannosyl-glycoprotein 2-beta-N-acetylglucosaminyltransferase isoform X3, with the protein MRGKTSASDVEHGLVKPYSVSSVYTRKKAGYTRVLEFKSGGSVVGGGRTGRSTIIRTLAFVFLVTFLWLQLHVISLTGRDLPAQSSANETLFSLVPQELHRFLKERRNSSLHQGPNGTLGSLAEVDIIEIQRGIERINAEQKIYNDDAFGPLAADAPVIVIQVHSRLTYLRHLIVSLAQARGIEQALLIFSHDVWHPDINYLIQSVDFCRVMQIFYPHSIQTHPKSFPGEDPNDCPRNTNKQQALALKCINAQHPDLYGHYREAKFTQTKHHWWWKANRVFDQLTVTRNHTGMVLFLEEDHYVAEDFLHVLRLMEHTCKHACERCNVLSLGTYLKTYNYNADYSRKYLGVNAVLQTELLRGLDRNEQRQRTYHQLQPFKQGNHHLGKPSIETRRTGSTPFFHSTKSIQPSPAWAYQLLPSLYNHYQKAEVTPWISSKHNMGMAFNRITWNKLHKCALKFCSYDDYNWDWSLQHIAQTCLPPSRGAGPAPRVDSGLVTMMMRAPRVFHIGECGVHHKTNNCESTAVIAKVQNILKSARVHLFPSQLTLTIASITKKTKLRKGNGGWGDTRDHELCWNITVNPDLILP; encoded by the exons ATGAGAG GAAAAACGAGCGCGTCCGATGTCGAACATGGACTCGTAAAACCATACTCAGTCTCCTCCGTGTACACGAGAAAAAAAGCCGGATATACGCGAG TATTGGAATTTAAATCAGGTGGCTCGGTGGTTGGAGGTGGGAGGACGGGGCGGAGTACTATTATCAGGACACTGGCATTTGTCTTCCTGGTGACTTTTCTATGGCTACAGCTTCATGTTATCAGTCTCACCGGTAGGGATTTGCCAGCACAGTCATCGGCTAATGAAACATTGTTTTCCCTTGTGCCTCAAGAATTACACAG ATTCTTAAAAGAGAGACGTAATAGTTCACTTCATCAGGGACCTAATGGAACTCTCGGTAGTCTCGCTGAAGTAGACATAATTGAAATACAACGTGGTATCGAGAGAATAAATGCAGAGCAAAAAATTTATAACGATGATGCATTTGGTCCACTGGCGGCTGATGCGCCGGTGATTGTCATTCAGGTTCATTCGAGATTGACGTACCTGAGACACCTCATTGTATCATTAGCTCAAGCTCGGGGCATTGAACAAGCGCTCTTGATATTCAGTCACGATGTTTGGCATCCCGACATTAACTACCTCATCCAGAGCGTGGATTTTTGCCGGGTCATGCAGATATTTTATCCGCATAGTATACAAACACATCCCAAGAGCTTTCCGGGCGAAGATCCCAATGACTGCCCTCGGAACACCAATAAACAGCA AGCCTTGGCCTTAAAATGTATAAACGCTCAGCATCCAGACCTTTACGGTCATTACCGCGAGGCGAAGTTCACCCAGACTAAGCACCACTGGTGGTGGAAGGCAAATCGTGTCTTTGATCAGCTCACGGTGACCCGAAATCATACGGGTATGGTTCTATTTCTGGAGGAGGATCACTATGTGGCGGAGGATTTTCTTCATGTACTCAGGCTTATGGAGCATACTTGCAAACATGCCTGCGAACGATGTAATGTGCTCTCCCTGGGCACTTATCTCAAGACTTATAATTACAACGCAGACTACAGTCGAAAG TATCTCGGTGTGAATGCTGTCCTCCAAACGGAACTGCTTCGTGGCCTAGACAGAAATGAACAGCGTCAACGCACATATCACCAGCTTCAGCCGTTTAAACAAGGCAATCATCACCTGGGAAAGCCATCGATTGAGACTCGTCGCACTGGCTCAACGCCATTTTTTCATAGTACCAAGTCAATTCAACCATCACCCGCATGGGCTTATCAACTATTACCAAGTCTCTACAATCATTACCAGAAG GCCGAGGTAACACCGTGGATATCCAGCAAACATAATATGGGAATGGCTTTCAATCGCATTACGTGGAACAAGTTACACAAATGCGCCTTGAAATTTTGCTCATATGATGATTATAATTGGGATTGGAGTCTTCAGCATATTGCACAGACGTGTCTTCCACCAAGCAGGGGAGCTGGGCCTGCACCGAGAGTTGATTCGGGCCTTGTTACCATGATGATGCGTGCACCCAGGGTGTTTCATATTGGTGAATG tGGTGTTCACCACAAAACAAACAACTGTGAATCAACAGCTGTGATTGCTAAAGTCCAAAACATACTAAAGTCAGCAAGGGTGCACCTATTTCCATCTCAGTTGACCCTGACAATAGCGAGTATCACCAAAAAGACGAAATTACGCAAAGGTAATGGTGGCTGGGGTGACACCAGAGACCACGAGCTCTGCTGGAACATCACGGTCAATCCTGATCTGATATTGCCTTGA
- the LOC135167610 gene encoding protein D3-like, whose translation MSLAFNRETVNIRGSVFQSTSLVEHRVCEEVVAMQQLAVILFCTVGISFADVKSDFEAAKIVPDIIESGPLKKIEIKYGSKEVNFGNEFAPTETKNIPEIHYEHEGGVLYTLVMTDPDIPVRGYNREWQHWVVGNIPEDKVAKGEVLTEYVGPAPPKGSGKHRYVFLLYKQNQGSITFDERRIGDRDKRRNRFSVKKLAEKYNLEGPLAGNYLKAEFDDYVPVIHKQIGN comes from the exons ATGTCACTAGCGTTCAACCGAGAGACAGTGAATATAAGAGGGTCTGTTTTCCAATCCACCTCGTTAGTTGAACATCGAGTGTGTGAAGAAGTAGTCGCTATGCAGCAGTTAGcag TTATTCTTTTTTGTACTGTGGGAATTTCTTTTGCGGATGTGAAATCAGATTTTGAGGCGGCGAAAATTGTTCCAGATATTATAGAGAGCGGGCCGTTAAAGAAAATTGAG ATCAAGTATGGAAGCAAAGAAGTGAATTTCGGAAACGAATTTGCTCCAACTGAgacgaaaaatattccagaGATTCATTATGAACATGAGGGAGGAGTACTTTACACACTTGTTATGACGG ATCCAGATATCCCTGTACGCGGATACAATCGCGAATGGCAGCACTGGGTCGTTGGCAACATACCAGAAGACAAAGTTGCTAAGGGTGAGGTGCTAACGGAGTATGTAGGACCGGCACCTCCAAAAGGCTCTGGGAAACACAGATACGTTTTTCTGCTGTATAAGCAGAACCAGGGATCGATAACGTTTGATGAAAGGAGGATTGGTGACAGGGATAAACGACGAAACAGATTTTCGGTAAAAAAACTAGCTGAGAAGTATAATCTCGAGGGTCCACTCGCTGGAAATTATCTCAAGGCTGAATTCGACGATTATGTTCCGGTTATTCATAAGCAAATAGGAAATTAA
- the LOC135167611 gene encoding protein D2-like: MAAFPLALHLFARRTLSISWTTAAEIIHRPVVNLGSRPLSTMAQAFKTYEVVPDVIDQVPPAVVQVTYENNLKFETGKALTPTQVKNKPDVKWNAEADGFYTLCMTDPDAPSRKTPTFREWHHWLVGNIPGNKISEGEVLSDYIGSGPPKDTGLHRYVFIVYKQPGKLAFNEKRLTNKSGEGRGKFSIRKFAEKYQLGQPIAGNMYQAAWDDYVPILYKQLGE; this comes from the exons ATGGCGGCCTTCCCTCTCGCATTACACTTGTTTGCAAGGAGGACCTTGTCAATTTCTTGGACTACCGCCG CTGAGATTATTCATCGTCCCGTAGTGAACCTTGGATCACGTCCTTTATCGACCATGGCACAAGCCTTCAAAACCTACGAGGTAGTTCCTGATGTGATTGATCAGGTCCCACCGGCAGTTGTCCAGGTTACGTACGAGAATAACCTCAAATTTGAGACTGGCAAGGCGCTCACTCCTACCCAAGTGAAGAATAAGCCAGATGTAAAGTGGAATGCTGAAGCTGATGGATTTTACACTTTGTGTATGACCG ATCCTGATGCTCCGTCTCGCAAGACTCCAACGTTCCGTGAGTGGCACCACTGGCTAGTTGGAAACATTCCCGGGAACAAAATATCAGAGGGTGAAGTCCTCTCGGACTACATCGGCTCAGGACCTCCTAAGGACACGGGCCTTCATCGTTACGTTTTCATTGTGTACAAACAACCTGGAAAATTGGCGTTCAACGAAAAACGCTTGACCAACAAGAGTGGTGAGGGCCGTGGAAAATTCTCTATCAGGAAATTCGCGGAGAAGTATCAACTGGGTCAACCCATTGCTGGAAATATGTACCAAGCAGCATGGGATGACTATGTCCCAATCCTGTACAAACAGCTTGGGGAATGA